The genomic interval cccccctgtatttGGTTTGTGTTATCTGTGCACAAAAAAgttttattcataaaaactcaaaaaaaaaactgcacaCCATCCTTGACACTTAATATTACTCTTTTCCCTATAACGCAGATTTCCTTGAAGGGGACTTCCCTGGTGCTAAGCTTCTGTTCGCCAAGGACGTAACTATTAGTATCATGGAAAAGTTTGAGTTCATTCCTAAGACCTACCGACATACATTTCTCATCAGAGATCCCAGGAAGACATTCCTCTCTATCCAGCGGTTATCAGATGCCTTGCCTGAGGAACATCGCTTTGATGTGAAGAAAGAATACGGAAAAGGTGAGTATTTTCGACATCTGGGAATTTTTagaattcactttttttttaattaaaggtcaagtgcacctcagaaaattgtagattttgaataaatagagaataaataataaataaatttgaataaatagagaaaaatcagggaagcttaatgctgaaaatttcatcaaaatcggatgaaaactgagaaagttatgacattttaaagtttcgcttatttttcacaaaatagttatatccACAATAttaatttagtcacatgcaaatgagagaatcgatgatgtccctcactcactatttcttttgttttttattgtttgaattatacaatatttcaatttttacagatttgacaataaggtccaacttgactgaaccagaaaatggcaaacaatggtaattccacatgttcggggcaaaataaaactttgtttcacaggacaatgagaaaatttaaatatgtcatatttcatatataataaaacataaaagaagtagtgagtgagtgatgtcataatTTCCCTCATTTggatactgaccaggatgtgcatataactattttgtaaaattaagcgaaaattaaaaacatcattatactttcttattttatatccgattttgatgaaattttcagtgttgtgcttgttggatttttctctttttattcaaatcaactttttgttgggatggacttgtcctgtaACTGTAACCGAATCAGGGTCCGCGCACGTCCGTTTAATGACCATTGAAGAATAAGCATTAAATCGTTGAAATTGCACATGactgtgtttcatgaaaggactaatgatgtcggacgttttatccgacatgcagttactatagtaacagtgcatttaagccaatcaaaatctaggaaagatgtcagatctgacaacttgtcggacaaaaatgctgatgaaacgctcccttgAAAATCgttatagatatacatgtatataggcctagaGTCAGTGTAGAGCACAATCAAAAGAAGGCAATGCCTCAAGAccctacttttttttctttgcttgtcatttttttttcgtggacgaaatgaccttaaattttgggtgtaaacattttttttttgcttgtcaatttttttcatggagGAAATGACCtcacattttgggtgaaaacctttcttttctttctttttttgcttgtcagattttcctcgggaaaatttGCCCCCACCCCTGTTATCCGAGGTTGATTCGGCAATATACTATATCCCTCAGGGGCTTCGAGGGAAAATAGTGACATTGCCGGACCAACCGTGGATGAATATTTTCACTATACTTTCGAAAGAAATTACGCccggtatatttgttttatatccctccCATATTAAAGTTTGAacgaaaaatatttgtaatcttgTCCTAATTGACCCATCTTCGTGAACTGGACAAAATCTAGATTGGTTTAGCTCTAATTTATCCAAAATTGGCTTTATCGTCTAAGCTAGCCGGTTCCTGAAACTGCGCGCGGCTGCGGCTACCcggccggtgtagcggcggacTCGGTGCGTGGCATATACGGTTCTAGGAACACGATCTGCCGGCGGATCGTGTTCCAACTCCAGCGGATTCAGTACCAATTTATCTTCGGCAGATCGTATCGTTTCTtgatcaggcgcggatccaggagggggccgagccggccccggccccccttttttttgggcaacctgcagaaaaaagtgTACTCTTAATTTAACTTGATAGTAACGatgaaaaacagaaataaaagtaagaaagaggtataatacccatgatgtgtaatttacagcctcgtaacggccggcccgacccgaaaggaaacaagaaaaaggtgaggggaagaattggaaaatataatttatataaaaattttcgctcgcgcttcgcgcccgcattgCCTGTGTAATGAATCTCATTCAAGAGGACTCAATGGGACTtaatatatccagttctgaaatcaatttgcacacaatattttagttcgcacatcaagctttcattattttgtttgatttacacaaattgttaataatatataacaattttcagctcgtgctgcgcgctcacattgtttgatttgtgagataccTATCCTATTTAGAATTTCTTACCAAAATTTCttaaaatgctcctttatcatgtcagtaaaAATGTAaactcgtgcttcgcgctcgcatttaattgtttgagacacagcttgttctttatttaaataaaacgtgcttagactgtccagttttcaggtcggaatatcaaacattttgagCTCGTGCTTCGCACACTCATTATTcaattggtgatacttgtatctTCTTCATTAATTACTAAAAAtagtcctaattgagtcccttttcacgttactatattaaaatttcggctcgcgcttcgcgctcgcaacttgtttagttggatacttatccctgttcatgattataaaaactgttcagaatcttcaggtctaaggacataaaatatcaaagaatttcagctcgcgcttcgcgctcgcatattatatttaagaccacatgagatactctatcttgtttataacaataaaaactaaaacttcagtctttagttaggactaccccctgaaaaatcagattatagcggccaatcgagaaaaatgttgatgaaaatatttttcggccccccctattggcgaaagctggatccgcccctgttgaTCTGCCAGTGCACACATGTATACGCACGGTACATTTCTTTTATAACCTCCTCCAAAAGACAGACAGGGGTACGTAGTACTCACCAAAGTGGTGCCAATGTTGAATTGATTTTGGGGTATTCTATGGATTAGaaataatgtatattttatgaTGTTTCCTCATTGCCGATATTTGACGATTAAACGGCGcggaggatgggggggggggtgtaatagAAATCCAAATTACAATGAATTAGGTACCCCtttcattcaaaattatatAGGACATACCATTCTTATTTATATATTGTTAATAGGAAAATTCGGGTTGACTATATACATCAAACTTTTCTACTGTggtcactattattattattattatttggacGATTCTGCTCAAAATCGCTCACAGCTATAGATACTTTTAGATATATATAGGAACTTCCTTTATCCCCATGTTCCTGGGAAGCGGGACTGCTGAAGCATCCCCAagattttcgggggggggggggtggtgctgtgtgtattattctccataggcagcacccgtTGGAATTCTAAAAGGTGTGAACAATGGATAAATGTTAcaaaataacctttttttttttttttggggggggggggggggctttggaaTTTCTCGCGACCAAAATGATCTCCATTTCGTAgtcataaacttttttttttttggcttttcaAGTTTCTCGTTACCATAATGAGCCCCctttttgtagtgaaaactttttttttttcaaatttacatcagcacccccccccccggcaaaaAATATCGTTCCCATGCAGGACCTTGTTTATCCCCtatgtttttcttcttcaacaTGATTACTCCCAAGCATCACTCAGGGTGGTTTGCGTTGCGCGGCGGCTTTGAGCTAACAATTCCACTTACCGGTCATGAATGTCGCGAACTAAACCTGCTGAACTAAAATCAAGCAGCCCGAATATTTCGAAGACGGccattattaatttcatttttagcatACAGATTCATTATAAACAGTATACGTTGAACACAACAATTACTAGTAATACTATCTGAAAAACAATTTCTTATTATGATGTGAATTTTGAGATTAATATTCTAGCAGACATTCCTGGTTATGAATAGATTGATAGTTTGATACACATGTGGATGGTTAGTTACCTTATTGGTTCATGATTATAATTAAATGTCAATTTCACCCAAGAAAAGGCTTGATTTGAAACAATAGAGAAATAAATCCAAGCTCAATgctaaaaaataatcaaaatcggaACATAATAAGAAgtgatgatatttcaaagttcGCTTATTTAATTAACACAAaccaattataatgtacaagtcagtgacatgcaaataagaGAGTCGACgatatcactcactatttctttaaattctttttcttgtatgattttcatttttactgacTCGACAATAAGGACCCTCTTGATTGAACCTCACAATTTTTAGACAGGGATAAACATAATGCagggaaatatcaaaattaggagaagaatatttcatatcataaaatacaaaaggagtATAGCGCGTGGGTGATGCTATTgtttccctcatttgcatactgacattggtgtgcatatcactttttttttatttaaatgaaaaattatttgtcatatttttcttattttacatccgattaagATGAAAATTTTCTGTGTGAAGCTTGgttgatgtttttattttcgtCATTCTACTTGtttaacatcatcattattcatgaTATCTTTAAAGCAGATTCGTTTTTAACGTACTTTTACTTACGATCCATTAATATTTGTTTCAGGTTATCAAGAAATAATTGATGTCATGCAATACGTCGAGGAAACATTGGGACAAAAACCTGTCATTATTGATGCAGACGAACTGCTTTCCGAACCTGACCGAATTCTTCCGATGTATTGCCGAGCTGCAGGACTCGAGTACGACCCGAAGATGCTGTCGTGGGGCAAGGCCAGTGTGAAAGAATTGAACTGGCACTTCGCAGAGAGTATGCCAGATTTCGATAAAATTGGACTGTTTGATAGTGCTATGAAAAGTTCGAAGTTTAATCCTTCTGTTAGCAGAACTGAAAAATCATTTGATGAAAGCAGTTGGACAACCGATATAAGAGAATGCATCG from Lytechinus pictus isolate F3 Inbred chromosome 2, Lp3.0, whole genome shotgun sequence carries:
- the LOC129272022 gene encoding uncharacterized protein LOC129272022, encoding MEALGKPNVEIFWEPFVSSEFYGPERRHFFANDSPHLLQEKYTFAYVRDFLEGDFPGAKLLFAKDVTISIMEKFEFIPKTYRHTFLIRDPRKTFLSIQRLSDALPEEHRFDVKKEYGKGYQEIIDVMQYVEETLGQKPVIIDADELLSEPDRILPMYCRAAGLEYDPKMLSWGKASVKELNWHFAESMPDFDKIGLFDSAMKSSKFNPSVSRTEKSFDESSWTTDIRECIGAALPIYQKLFQMRLK